In Cicer arietinum cultivar CDC Frontier isolate Library 1 chromosome 7, Cicar.CDCFrontier_v2.0, whole genome shotgun sequence, a single window of DNA contains:
- the LOC101514732 gene encoding B3 domain-containing protein At3g25182-like codes for MLQDIDAMMEKKKSIPFDPKAHFSLNIILAQVAPHFYTDEELSQIEELYQSVFQETKSPFISQNTMKKKKMDNNKKRHCSSDEGSMSCGERRVKPKTIKEKESSQSPKLPIHIMEKITKLNGTNVRYVMCKKLFKTDLNVNNNRLSMPLKKIKCDFLTEIEKNILDTKEEDKPLGLEVIVLDPSFREFTMSLKLWKMPKKSKMHSTCVYNLIKNWRFLVSQNNFKEDQELNIWSFRVNGKLHFLLDD; via the coding sequence ATGTTGCAAGATATAGATGCTAtgatggaaaagaaaaagagcATTCCTTTCGATCCTAAAGCTCATTTcagtttgaatattattttagCGCAAGTTGCTCCTCATTTCTACACCGATGAAGAGTTATCACAAATTGAAGAACTATATCAAAGTGTTTTTCAAGAAACAAAGTCACCTTTTATTTCACAAAATActatgaaaaaaaagaaaatggataATAACAAGAAGAGACATTGTTCAAGTGATGAAGGTAGCATGTCTTGTGGAGAAAGAAGAGTGAAACCAAAGACCATAAAGGAAAAAGAATCATCACAATCACCAAAATTGCCTATCCATATCATGGAAAAGATCACAAAGTTGAATGGTACTAATGTAAGGTATGTTATGTGCAAGAAGTTGTTTAAAACCGATCTCAACGTAAATAACAATCGTCTTTCAATGCcacttaaaaaaatcaaatgtgaTTTTCTTACTGAGATAGAGAAGAATATATTGGATACAAAGGAAGAAGATAAACCTCTTGGGTTGGAAGTGATTGTGTTGGATCCTTCGTTTAGAGAATTTACTATGTCTTTGAAATTGTGGAAGATGCCCAAAAAATCGAAGATGCACTCGACTTGTGTTTATAATCTTATTAAGAATTGGAGGTTTCTTGTGTCGCAAAACAAtttcaaagaggatcaagaactcAACATTTGGTCATTTAGGGTCAATGGCAAACTACACTTCTTACTTGACGATTAG